One Leopardus geoffroyi isolate Oge1 chromosome C1, O.geoffroyi_Oge1_pat1.0, whole genome shotgun sequence DNA segment encodes these proteins:
- the SCNN1D gene encoding amiloride-sensitive sodium channel subunit delta isoform X3: MEAPAQEGSSFKAGAMAQAPGGSPKSHEAQPPPPPRPEDEEGRGERLVELHASFRELFTFFCTNATIHGAIRLVCSSHNRLKTASWGLLFLGALGALYWQFGLLFEQYWSYPVIVTVSVRSERKLFPSVTLCDMNPHRPSSVGQHLRALDRFARENIRSLYNFNFSEDGDVPFADDQGPQPAFYLDRSVRLQRLSHPGGQSRVGFRLCNSTGGDCFYRAFSSGVTAAREWYRFHYVSILALLPAAHEDSHQSHGGHFVFSCQFDGRDCQARDGAGQSPSGHRQWGHGSEEGAGLSVAPGSRHFQTFHHPTYGSCYTFNGVWAAQRPGITHGISLVLRTEQQDHLPLLSTEAGIKVMIHERDHTPFLEHQGFSIRPGTETTIGIREDEVRRLGSPYSHCTDGGEGVGGQLLYNASYTLQACLVSCFQQLMVETCSCGYYFYPLPAGAQYCSYSRHPAWGHCFYRLYRDLGTHRLPCASRCPRSCRESSYKLSAGTSRWPSSKSADWILAVLGKPGRRSSSRSKSPSPSLRSNMAKVNIFYQELNYRTVEETPVYSVPELLSAMGSLWSLWFGSSVLSVLELLELLLDAVALTLLLGCRRLRRTQGSRTGAATVASHARPEASQLPTDCRNDVNHLGGPAGLFSHAASGSCGRNLC, encoded by the exons ATGGAGGCACCTGCGCAGGAAGGCTCCAGCTTCAAG GCAGGAGCTATGGCCCAGGCACCCGGTGGCTCCCCAAAGTCCCATGAGGCCCAGCCGCCACCGCCACCTCGGCCCGAGGACGAGGAGGGGCGAGGGGAGAGGCTCGTGGAGCTGCATGCCTCCTTCCGGGAGCTGTTCACCTTCTTCTGCACCAACGCCACCATCCACGGCGCCATCCGCCTCGTCTGCTCCAGCCACAACCGCCTCAAGACGGCATCCTGGGGGCTGCTGTTCCTGGGTGCCCTGGGTGCTCTGTACTGGCAGTTTGGGCTCCTCTTTGAGCAGTACTGGAGCTACCCGGTCATCGTGACAGTGTCCGTGCGCTCGGAGCGAAAGCTCTTCCCGTCGGTCACTCTGTGTGACATGAACCCACACAG GCCGAGCTCAGTCGGCCAACATCTGCGGGCCCTCGATCGGTTCGCCCGGGAGAACATCCGCTCTCTCTACAACTTCAACTTCAGCGAGGACGGGGATGTCCCCTTTGCCGACGACCAGGGCCCGCAGCCTGCCTTCTACCTGGACCGCAGCGTCCGTCTGCAgaggctgagccacccgggcggccAGAGCAGAGTGGGTTTCAGACTG TGTAACAGCACAGGCGGAGACTGCTTCTACCGGGCCTTCTCGTCAGGTGTGACGGCCGCCCGAGAATGGTACCGCTTCCACTACGTGAGCATCTTGGCCCTGCTGCCCGCTGCCCACGAGGACAGCCACCAGAGCCACGGTGGCCACTTTGTCTTCTCTTGCCAATTCGACGGCCGGGACTGCCAGGCCCG AGATGGCGCAGGTCAGAGTCCCTCAGGCCACAGGCAGTGGGGTCATGGGTCAGAGGAGGGTGCTGGTCTGAGTGTGGCTCCCGGCTCCAGGCACTTCCAGACGTTCCACCACCCCACCTATGGCAGCTGCTATACCTTCAATGGTGTCTGGGCTGCGCAGCGCCCGGGCATCACCCATG GAATCAGCCTGGTCCTCAGGACTGAGCAGCAGGACCACCTCCCGCTGCTGTCCACGGAGGCTGGCATCAAAGTCATGATTCACGAACGTGACCACACACCTTTCCTGGAGCACCAGGGTTTCAGCATCCGGCCAGGGACCGAGACCACCATCGGCATCCGAGAG gacGAGGTGCGCCGGCTGGGGAGCCCCTATAGTCACTGCACCGACGGTGGGGAGGGTGTGGGTGGGCAGCTGCTCTACAACGCCTCCTATACCCTGCAG GCCTGCCTGGTATCCTGTTTCCAGCAGCTCATGGTGGAGACCTGCTCCTGCGGCTACTACTTCTACCCTCTGCCGGCAGGGGCCCAGTACTGCAGCTACTCCCGGCACCCAGCCTGGG gCCACTGCTTCTACCGCCTCTACAGGGACCTGGGGACACACCGACTTCCTTGTGCCTCCCGCTGCCCCAGGTCCTGCAG GGAGTCTTCCTACAAGCTCTCTGCCGGGACCTCGAGGTGGCCTTCCTCCAAGTCAGCT GACTGGATCCTGGCTGTGCTGGGCAAGCCAGGCCGCAGGAGCTCAAGCCGGAGCAAGAGCCCAAGCCCAAGCCTCAG GAGCAACATGGCCAAGGTGAACATCTTCTACCAGGAGCTCAACTACCGAACGGTGGAGGAGACACCCGTTTACTcg GTGCCCGAGCTGCTCTCCGCCATGGGCAGCCTCTGGAGCCTGTGGTTCGGCTCATCTGTCCTCTCTGTCCTGGAGCTGTTGGAGCTGCTGCTCGATGCCGTAGCCCTCACACTGCTACTGGGCTGCCGCCGGCTCCGCAGAACTCAGGGGTCCCGGACAGGGGCAGCCACAGTGGCGTCCCACGCCAGGCCGGAGGCCAGCCAGTTGCCCACCGACTGCAGGAACGACGTTAATCATCTGGGGGGCCCTGCTGGCCTCTTCTCCCATGCCGCTTCTGGGAGCTGTGGCAGGAATCTTTGCTGA
- the SCNN1D gene encoding amiloride-sensitive sodium channel subunit delta isoform X2, with protein sequence MAQAPGGSPKSHEAQPPPPPRPEDEEGRGERLVELHASFRELFTFFCTNATIHGAIRLVCSSHNRLKTASWGLLFLGALGALYWQFGLLFEQYWSYPVIVTVSVRSERKLFPSVTLCDMNPHRPSSVGQHLRALDRFARENIRSLYNFNFSEDGDVPFADDQGPQPAFYLDRSVRLQRLSHPGGQSRVGFRLCNSTGGDCFYRAFSSGVTAAREWYRFHYVSILALLPAAHEDSHQSHGGHFVFSCQFDGRDCQARDGAGQSPSGHRQWGHGSEEGAGLSVAPGSRHFQTFHHPTYGSCYTFNGVWAAQRPGITHGISLVLRTEQQDHLPLLSTEAGIKVMIHERDHTPFLEHQGFSIRPGTETTIGIREDEVRRLGSPYSHCTDGGEGVGGQLLYNASYTLQACLVSCFQQLMVETCSCGYYFYPLPAGAQYCSYSRHPAWGHCFYRLYRDLGTHRLPCASRCPRSCRESSYKLSAGTSRWPSSKSAHPEGWEEQWPQRGFCVQDWILAVLGKPGRRSSSRSKSPSPSLRSNMAKVNIFYQELNYRTVEETPVYSVPELLSAMGSLWSLWFGSSVLSVLELLELLLDAVALTLLLGCRRLRRTQGSRTGAATVASHARPEASQLPTDCRNDVNHLGGPAGLFSHAASGSCGRNLC encoded by the exons ATGGCCCAGGCACCCGGTGGCTCCCCAAAGTCCCATGAGGCCCAGCCGCCACCGCCACCTCGGCCCGAGGACGAGGAGGGGCGAGGGGAGAGGCTCGTGGAGCTGCATGCCTCCTTCCGGGAGCTGTTCACCTTCTTCTGCACCAACGCCACCATCCACGGCGCCATCCGCCTCGTCTGCTCCAGCCACAACCGCCTCAAGACGGCATCCTGGGGGCTGCTGTTCCTGGGTGCCCTGGGTGCTCTGTACTGGCAGTTTGGGCTCCTCTTTGAGCAGTACTGGAGCTACCCGGTCATCGTGACAGTGTCCGTGCGCTCGGAGCGAAAGCTCTTCCCGTCGGTCACTCTGTGTGACATGAACCCACACAG GCCGAGCTCAGTCGGCCAACATCTGCGGGCCCTCGATCGGTTCGCCCGGGAGAACATCCGCTCTCTCTACAACTTCAACTTCAGCGAGGACGGGGATGTCCCCTTTGCCGACGACCAGGGCCCGCAGCCTGCCTTCTACCTGGACCGCAGCGTCCGTCTGCAgaggctgagccacccgggcggccAGAGCAGAGTGGGTTTCAGACTG TGTAACAGCACAGGCGGAGACTGCTTCTACCGGGCCTTCTCGTCAGGTGTGACGGCCGCCCGAGAATGGTACCGCTTCCACTACGTGAGCATCTTGGCCCTGCTGCCCGCTGCCCACGAGGACAGCCACCAGAGCCACGGTGGCCACTTTGTCTTCTCTTGCCAATTCGACGGCCGGGACTGCCAGGCCCG AGATGGCGCAGGTCAGAGTCCCTCAGGCCACAGGCAGTGGGGTCATGGGTCAGAGGAGGGTGCTGGTCTGAGTGTGGCTCCCGGCTCCAGGCACTTCCAGACGTTCCACCACCCCACCTATGGCAGCTGCTATACCTTCAATGGTGTCTGGGCTGCGCAGCGCCCGGGCATCACCCATG GAATCAGCCTGGTCCTCAGGACTGAGCAGCAGGACCACCTCCCGCTGCTGTCCACGGAGGCTGGCATCAAAGTCATGATTCACGAACGTGACCACACACCTTTCCTGGAGCACCAGGGTTTCAGCATCCGGCCAGGGACCGAGACCACCATCGGCATCCGAGAG gacGAGGTGCGCCGGCTGGGGAGCCCCTATAGTCACTGCACCGACGGTGGGGAGGGTGTGGGTGGGCAGCTGCTCTACAACGCCTCCTATACCCTGCAG GCCTGCCTGGTATCCTGTTTCCAGCAGCTCATGGTGGAGACCTGCTCCTGCGGCTACTACTTCTACCCTCTGCCGGCAGGGGCCCAGTACTGCAGCTACTCCCGGCACCCAGCCTGGG gCCACTGCTTCTACCGCCTCTACAGGGACCTGGGGACACACCGACTTCCTTGTGCCTCCCGCTGCCCCAGGTCCTGCAG GGAGTCTTCCTACAAGCTCTCTGCCGGGACCTCGAGGTGGCCTTCCTCCAAGTCAGCT CACCCCGAGGGCTGGGAGGAGCAGTGGCCACAACGGGGCTTCTGTGTGCAGGACTGGATCCTGGCTGTGCTGGGCAAGCCAGGCCGCAGGAGCTCAAGCCGGAGCAAGAGCCCAAGCCCAAGCCTCAG GAGCAACATGGCCAAGGTGAACATCTTCTACCAGGAGCTCAACTACCGAACGGTGGAGGAGACACCCGTTTACTcg GTGCCCGAGCTGCTCTCCGCCATGGGCAGCCTCTGGAGCCTGTGGTTCGGCTCATCTGTCCTCTCTGTCCTGGAGCTGTTGGAGCTGCTGCTCGATGCCGTAGCCCTCACACTGCTACTGGGCTGCCGCCGGCTCCGCAGAACTCAGGGGTCCCGGACAGGGGCAGCCACAGTGGCGTCCCACGCCAGGCCGGAGGCCAGCCAGTTGCCCACCGACTGCAGGAACGACGTTAATCATCTGGGGGGCCCTGCTGGCCTCTTCTCCCATGCCGCTTCTGGGAGCTGTGGCAGGAATCTTTGCTGA
- the SCNN1D gene encoding amiloride-sensitive sodium channel subunit delta isoform X1: protein MEAPAQEGSSFKAGAMAQAPGGSPKSHEAQPPPPPRPEDEEGRGERLVELHASFRELFTFFCTNATIHGAIRLVCSSHNRLKTASWGLLFLGALGALYWQFGLLFEQYWSYPVIVTVSVRSERKLFPSVTLCDMNPHRPSSVGQHLRALDRFARENIRSLYNFNFSEDGDVPFADDQGPQPAFYLDRSVRLQRLSHPGGQSRVGFRLCNSTGGDCFYRAFSSGVTAAREWYRFHYVSILALLPAAHEDSHQSHGGHFVFSCQFDGRDCQARDGAGQSPSGHRQWGHGSEEGAGLSVAPGSRHFQTFHHPTYGSCYTFNGVWAAQRPGITHGISLVLRTEQQDHLPLLSTEAGIKVMIHERDHTPFLEHQGFSIRPGTETTIGIREDEVRRLGSPYSHCTDGGEGVGGQLLYNASYTLQACLVSCFQQLMVETCSCGYYFYPLPAGAQYCSYSRHPAWGHCFYRLYRDLGTHRLPCASRCPRSCRESSYKLSAGTSRWPSSKSAHPEGWEEQWPQRGFCVQDWILAVLGKPGRRSSSRSKSPSPSLRSNMAKVNIFYQELNYRTVEETPVYSVPELLSAMGSLWSLWFGSSVLSVLELLELLLDAVALTLLLGCRRLRRTQGSRTGAATVASHARPEASQLPTDCRNDVNHLGGPAGLFSHAASGSCGRNLC from the exons ATGGAGGCACCTGCGCAGGAAGGCTCCAGCTTCAAG GCAGGAGCTATGGCCCAGGCACCCGGTGGCTCCCCAAAGTCCCATGAGGCCCAGCCGCCACCGCCACCTCGGCCCGAGGACGAGGAGGGGCGAGGGGAGAGGCTCGTGGAGCTGCATGCCTCCTTCCGGGAGCTGTTCACCTTCTTCTGCACCAACGCCACCATCCACGGCGCCATCCGCCTCGTCTGCTCCAGCCACAACCGCCTCAAGACGGCATCCTGGGGGCTGCTGTTCCTGGGTGCCCTGGGTGCTCTGTACTGGCAGTTTGGGCTCCTCTTTGAGCAGTACTGGAGCTACCCGGTCATCGTGACAGTGTCCGTGCGCTCGGAGCGAAAGCTCTTCCCGTCGGTCACTCTGTGTGACATGAACCCACACAG GCCGAGCTCAGTCGGCCAACATCTGCGGGCCCTCGATCGGTTCGCCCGGGAGAACATCCGCTCTCTCTACAACTTCAACTTCAGCGAGGACGGGGATGTCCCCTTTGCCGACGACCAGGGCCCGCAGCCTGCCTTCTACCTGGACCGCAGCGTCCGTCTGCAgaggctgagccacccgggcggccAGAGCAGAGTGGGTTTCAGACTG TGTAACAGCACAGGCGGAGACTGCTTCTACCGGGCCTTCTCGTCAGGTGTGACGGCCGCCCGAGAATGGTACCGCTTCCACTACGTGAGCATCTTGGCCCTGCTGCCCGCTGCCCACGAGGACAGCCACCAGAGCCACGGTGGCCACTTTGTCTTCTCTTGCCAATTCGACGGCCGGGACTGCCAGGCCCG AGATGGCGCAGGTCAGAGTCCCTCAGGCCACAGGCAGTGGGGTCATGGGTCAGAGGAGGGTGCTGGTCTGAGTGTGGCTCCCGGCTCCAGGCACTTCCAGACGTTCCACCACCCCACCTATGGCAGCTGCTATACCTTCAATGGTGTCTGGGCTGCGCAGCGCCCGGGCATCACCCATG GAATCAGCCTGGTCCTCAGGACTGAGCAGCAGGACCACCTCCCGCTGCTGTCCACGGAGGCTGGCATCAAAGTCATGATTCACGAACGTGACCACACACCTTTCCTGGAGCACCAGGGTTTCAGCATCCGGCCAGGGACCGAGACCACCATCGGCATCCGAGAG gacGAGGTGCGCCGGCTGGGGAGCCCCTATAGTCACTGCACCGACGGTGGGGAGGGTGTGGGTGGGCAGCTGCTCTACAACGCCTCCTATACCCTGCAG GCCTGCCTGGTATCCTGTTTCCAGCAGCTCATGGTGGAGACCTGCTCCTGCGGCTACTACTTCTACCCTCTGCCGGCAGGGGCCCAGTACTGCAGCTACTCCCGGCACCCAGCCTGGG gCCACTGCTTCTACCGCCTCTACAGGGACCTGGGGACACACCGACTTCCTTGTGCCTCCCGCTGCCCCAGGTCCTGCAG GGAGTCTTCCTACAAGCTCTCTGCCGGGACCTCGAGGTGGCCTTCCTCCAAGTCAGCT CACCCCGAGGGCTGGGAGGAGCAGTGGCCACAACGGGGCTTCTGTGTGCAGGACTGGATCCTGGCTGTGCTGGGCAAGCCAGGCCGCAGGAGCTCAAGCCGGAGCAAGAGCCCAAGCCCAAGCCTCAG GAGCAACATGGCCAAGGTGAACATCTTCTACCAGGAGCTCAACTACCGAACGGTGGAGGAGACACCCGTTTACTcg GTGCCCGAGCTGCTCTCCGCCATGGGCAGCCTCTGGAGCCTGTGGTTCGGCTCATCTGTCCTCTCTGTCCTGGAGCTGTTGGAGCTGCTGCTCGATGCCGTAGCCCTCACACTGCTACTGGGCTGCCGCCGGCTCCGCAGAACTCAGGGGTCCCGGACAGGGGCAGCCACAGTGGCGTCCCACGCCAGGCCGGAGGCCAGCCAGTTGCCCACCGACTGCAGGAACGACGTTAATCATCTGGGGGGCCCTGCTGGCCTCTTCTCCCATGCCGCTTCTGGGAGCTGTGGCAGGAATCTTTGCTGA
- the SCNN1D gene encoding amiloride-sensitive sodium channel subunit delta isoform X4, which produces MEAPAQEGSSFKAGAMAQAPGGSPKSHEAQPPPPPRPEDEEGRGERLVELHASFRELFTFFCTNATIHGAIRLVCSSHNRLKTASWGLLFLGALGALYWQFGLLFEQYWSYPVIVTVSVRSERKLFPSVTLCDMNPHRPSSVGQHLRALDRFARENIRSLYNFNFSEDGDVPFADDQGPQPAFYLDRSVRLQRLSHPGGQSRVGFRLCNSTGGDCFYRAFSSGVTAAREWYRFHYVSILALLPAAHEDSHQSHGGHFVFSCQFDGRDCQARHFQTFHHPTYGSCYTFNGVWAAQRPGITHGISLVLRTEQQDHLPLLSTEAGIKVMIHERDHTPFLEHQGFSIRPGTETTIGIREDEVRRLGSPYSHCTDGGEGVGGQLLYNASYTLQACLVSCFQQLMVETCSCGYYFYPLPAGAQYCSYSRHPAWGHCFYRLYRDLGTHRLPCASRCPRSCRESSYKLSAGTSRWPSSKSAHPEGWEEQWPQRGFCVQDWILAVLGKPGRRSSSRSKSPSPSLRSNMAKVNIFYQELNYRTVEETPVYSVPELLSAMGSLWSLWFGSSVLSVLELLELLLDAVALTLLLGCRRLRRTQGSRTGAATVASHARPEASQLPTDCRNDVNHLGGPAGLFSHAASGSCGRNLC; this is translated from the exons ATGGAGGCACCTGCGCAGGAAGGCTCCAGCTTCAAG GCAGGAGCTATGGCCCAGGCACCCGGTGGCTCCCCAAAGTCCCATGAGGCCCAGCCGCCACCGCCACCTCGGCCCGAGGACGAGGAGGGGCGAGGGGAGAGGCTCGTGGAGCTGCATGCCTCCTTCCGGGAGCTGTTCACCTTCTTCTGCACCAACGCCACCATCCACGGCGCCATCCGCCTCGTCTGCTCCAGCCACAACCGCCTCAAGACGGCATCCTGGGGGCTGCTGTTCCTGGGTGCCCTGGGTGCTCTGTACTGGCAGTTTGGGCTCCTCTTTGAGCAGTACTGGAGCTACCCGGTCATCGTGACAGTGTCCGTGCGCTCGGAGCGAAAGCTCTTCCCGTCGGTCACTCTGTGTGACATGAACCCACACAG GCCGAGCTCAGTCGGCCAACATCTGCGGGCCCTCGATCGGTTCGCCCGGGAGAACATCCGCTCTCTCTACAACTTCAACTTCAGCGAGGACGGGGATGTCCCCTTTGCCGACGACCAGGGCCCGCAGCCTGCCTTCTACCTGGACCGCAGCGTCCGTCTGCAgaggctgagccacccgggcggccAGAGCAGAGTGGGTTTCAGACTG TGTAACAGCACAGGCGGAGACTGCTTCTACCGGGCCTTCTCGTCAGGTGTGACGGCCGCCCGAGAATGGTACCGCTTCCACTACGTGAGCATCTTGGCCCTGCTGCCCGCTGCCCACGAGGACAGCCACCAGAGCCACGGTGGCCACTTTGTCTTCTCTTGCCAATTCGACGGCCGGGACTGCCAGGCCCG GCACTTCCAGACGTTCCACCACCCCACCTATGGCAGCTGCTATACCTTCAATGGTGTCTGGGCTGCGCAGCGCCCGGGCATCACCCATG GAATCAGCCTGGTCCTCAGGACTGAGCAGCAGGACCACCTCCCGCTGCTGTCCACGGAGGCTGGCATCAAAGTCATGATTCACGAACGTGACCACACACCTTTCCTGGAGCACCAGGGTTTCAGCATCCGGCCAGGGACCGAGACCACCATCGGCATCCGAGAG gacGAGGTGCGCCGGCTGGGGAGCCCCTATAGTCACTGCACCGACGGTGGGGAGGGTGTGGGTGGGCAGCTGCTCTACAACGCCTCCTATACCCTGCAG GCCTGCCTGGTATCCTGTTTCCAGCAGCTCATGGTGGAGACCTGCTCCTGCGGCTACTACTTCTACCCTCTGCCGGCAGGGGCCCAGTACTGCAGCTACTCCCGGCACCCAGCCTGGG gCCACTGCTTCTACCGCCTCTACAGGGACCTGGGGACACACCGACTTCCTTGTGCCTCCCGCTGCCCCAGGTCCTGCAG GGAGTCTTCCTACAAGCTCTCTGCCGGGACCTCGAGGTGGCCTTCCTCCAAGTCAGCT CACCCCGAGGGCTGGGAGGAGCAGTGGCCACAACGGGGCTTCTGTGTGCAGGACTGGATCCTGGCTGTGCTGGGCAAGCCAGGCCGCAGGAGCTCAAGCCGGAGCAAGAGCCCAAGCCCAAGCCTCAG GAGCAACATGGCCAAGGTGAACATCTTCTACCAGGAGCTCAACTACCGAACGGTGGAGGAGACACCCGTTTACTcg GTGCCCGAGCTGCTCTCCGCCATGGGCAGCCTCTGGAGCCTGTGGTTCGGCTCATCTGTCCTCTCTGTCCTGGAGCTGTTGGAGCTGCTGCTCGATGCCGTAGCCCTCACACTGCTACTGGGCTGCCGCCGGCTCCGCAGAACTCAGGGGTCCCGGACAGGGGCAGCCACAGTGGCGTCCCACGCCAGGCCGGAGGCCAGCCAGTTGCCCACCGACTGCAGGAACGACGTTAATCATCTGGGGGGCCCTGCTGGCCTCTTCTCCCATGCCGCTTCTGGGAGCTGTGGCAGGAATCTTTGCTGA